The following proteins are co-located in the Sphaeramia orbicularis chromosome 24, fSphaOr1.1, whole genome shotgun sequence genome:
- the LOC115415286 gene encoding trace amine-associated receptor 1-like: MEPDTTVNGSYTLYDIHPCFELDNTTYSITSQPSIICVLVYMFLSLLSVATICGNLLVIISIIYFKQLHTPTNYLILSLAVADMLVGVLVFPLSMIYTINSCLYHEDVFCKVRDCFDVALSTSSILNLCCISIDRYYAICHPLTYKSTVTVNVVRIMILVIWSIAALIGIGITVGGFSQGTCEEMCSVDVVLSNIMGPILAFYFPAIIMLCIYVKIFLVAQKQAISIQRTKSGVTASKMEKKATKTLAIVMGIFLLCMTPYFICVVFQPLASDPPSFSLIEALNWLTLSNSMLNPFIYAFFYSWFRSACSMIISGKIFQGDFTNTRLF, translated from the coding sequence ATGGAACCAGATACCACTGTCAATGGGTCTTACACTTTGTATGACATCCATCCCTGCTTTGAATTAGATAATACAACTTACAGTATTACAAGCCAACCTTCCATAATATGTGTATTGGTGTATATGTTCCTTAGCTTATTATCTGTGGCTACAATATGTGGAAACCTTCTTGTAATTATCTCTATCATTTACTTCAAACAGCTTCACACTCCTACAAACTACCTTATTCTGTCTCTGGCTGTGGCTGATATGCTTGTTGGGGTTTTAGTTTTTCCTCTCAGCATGATATACACTATAAACTCTTGTCTGTATCATGAAGATGTATTTTGTAAAGTAAGAGACTGTTTTGATGTTGCACTGAGCACATCTTCTATACTGAATTTGTGTTGTATTTCTATAGACAGATATTATGCAATTTGTCATCCTCTAACATATAAAAGTACAGTAACTGTTAATGTTGTTAGGATTATGATCCTGGTGATTTGGAGCATTGCTGCTCTAATTGGAATTGGAATCACAGTTGGAGGATTTAGTCAAGGAACATGTGAGGAAATGTGCTCTGTCGATGTTGTACTGTCAAACATTATGGGACCCATATTGGCCTTTTATTTTCCAGCGATCATTATGCTGTGTATCTACGTAAAGATTTTCCTTGTTGCTCAGAAACAGGCAATCAGTATCCAAAGGACAAAATCTGGAGTAACTGCAAGTAAGATGGAGAAAAAGGCCACAAAAACACTTGCTATTGTGATGGGGATTTTCCTTTTATGTATGACTCCATACTTCATTTGTGTTGTCTTTCAGCCTTTAGCCTCTGATCCTCCATCTTTCTCTCTGATTGAGGCACTTAACTGGCTTACATTGTCCAACTCAATGCTTAATCCATTTATTTATGCTTTCTTTTACAGCTGGTTCAGATCTGCTTGTAGTATGATAATTTCTGGAAAAATATTTCAAGGTGATTTTACCAACACAagacttttttga